The window AACATTCAAATACTTACAAATTAAACACTTTACAAATTAAGAATCCTCACTTGCCAATATCATAATTAATttcggttaaaaaaaaaaggtaatttgaaaaacaaaaacaaaagcaaattaaaagaaaagggaaactTATGAGAGTCACTCCAGCATTTTCACCAGATAAATACATTAATACAACCCTAGGCCTCCTCTCTTTAGCATGCATCTCCAAGTTTAGCTTAGAGATTCACAGGGTATTTTTCAATGCAGTCAAGCCATGGATTCCTCGAGGACTTCCTAACGTGGCGCATCGACCGCCAAACGATGCTGTTGCATTTGAATCCAGAACCAAATGACAACTGCCAAACCCTATCTCCTCTCTTCACCTTCTCTTTTGCTTCCAAATAAGCCAACTCATACCATATGCTGCTGCTCGACGTGTTTCCAAAGCGGTGTAGCGTCATCCTAGAGGCCTCCATGTTTTCCTCACTCAGCTCGAGGTTCCTCTGCAGCTCGTCGAGCACAGTCTTGCTCGCTGCATGCACACAAAAGCGCTCGAAAGCCAGCTTGAAGTCCGGAATGTAGGGTCTCTTGCGTGACGCTAAAGATAACTCCGAAGTGCCTCCCCTGGAAAACAGGTGCCTTGAAACTAATGTGGCAAAGAAGAGGAGCTGCTCAGAGAAAGGCAGCACTAACGGCCCCAATGTGGTGATGTTGGTTTTCAAGGCATCACCACCAATTTCAATTAGGTCTTTGCTGATCTTCAGCCCCTTCAATCTTTGTTCATCTTCCTCTTGGTACACGCACCTGTTGCATCACATGTTGTGGTTAGGTCAAAACCTAAAAAGGTTAATTCACACTTCACCTAtctaatcaaataaattaaggTGTATATACGTAATTTTTATTGGGGAATACCAatttaattatatgtttttaacaTAGTCGAAATCAGCCAATACAATATTTACCAAATGTTGATCAAATCTTTATGATATATGAATATTATAAATTGGTACCCGATACCATACATTTCTTTCTTAGTACGTCCAAAAGCGGATTCCTCTCCTTTTGTAATGTCATCTAATTCTTACCCAAAAATGATTAATATATTGAACCAAAATATTATCTGTCATGATTAATATATTGAACCAAAATATTATCTGTCATGGGCCAAGTTCAAGTTCAACCACACCTGTTAATGCTAGTGCATGGACCACTTTTGTGACATGCAGATCCAAATCTCTAAACCTCTATCATTTTTTAGGACGAAAGATTAATTAGTTTATGGGACTTGGGTCTCAAATTTCAAAGCTTCTATTAAAATGTATTATGACTTGTGATGCAAgtgtaaaaacaaattaatcagAGCAAGACAAATAAATTTGATAAACCTGAAACTCCGATCATCAGCGCCTTTATGTGTCCGAACAATGTGTTCCAGCCGGTACTTGGCACGGTGATAATCGCGGCGGCGATTGGACAGCAACACAGCGGAGCATCCCATTCTAAAAAAGCAATTCGGAATGAGCATGGACCTGTCATTACCAGGGTACCAATTATACCCCACACTCTCAGTACTCACCACAACAGCATAATTATTAGGGTTGGCTTGAAGCATGTCTCTAGCCAGATCAACGGCTATGATTCCGGCACTgcaccccattccacccaaaTTGTAGCTCAAAATGTTGCCTCTCATTTTGTAGTGATTTATGATCATTGCAGACAATGAGGGTGTGGGATTGAAGATGCTACAATTTACTACTAGGACTCCTACGTCCTTCGGACGGACCCTAGTCTTTTCAAAGAGCTCGTCGAGTGCCCCAAACATGACCATTGAGGCCTCAGCTCGGCCTTCTTTCATGGTTGCCGTGTTTTCAGTCGACATGATAACGGATTTTGGGATGCAGGTCTCGTCTCCTAAGCCTGATGAATTTAGAATTCTCTTTTGGAATTCTAGGCTCGCCTCGTCGAATTTGCCCGATTTTCTTGCTACCTCTATGAATTGTTCCTTAGAGACCTAATTAAGAATATCACAAAGTAACATGTACTCACAAATTACTTTCATTTGCAGTAATAAATAAATTGCGCGCATCCCCCTTAATTGCAATTCAATCATTTAATTTGAGATTACTTTCCAATTTACAAATGACCAAGGACATAAAAAAAACACCATATATCCCGTGTATTTCTTTTGAAATATATAGCTACCAGCTAGAGAACACAATAGATTCATCTCAACTACAATTACAAaacgcattttttttttaaatttattaaggaaaaaaataagCTAATTATGGAAATAAAAGTTAAATATTCTGACAGGTGTAGCGAAATTTAGTATTTGCTTTAATTATTAGAGATTTAAAGTTCAAGTCTCGTGAATAtgtcaaatgaagaaaaatcaaatccaaaaatgTTTTCCCATATCAAAAAACAAGTTAAACCAAAAAACATaagatcaacaaaaaaaaaacacaaatacaAGAATGTTTCAATTAATGATTATAACTTGTCACCATACATAATCAACAAAACCATGAAAGATTAGATGTTGAAATTAAGTCGTCaaagtcatatattatatacacatacatgGAAAACCAATGCAAATAAGTCATTGAAAAAGTTAccaattaatccattaattaaataaaaacctaCCTTAAGATCGTCATTAGGCCGAAAACAAGCGAAATCAACGAGGTAGATGGATCGAGGGCGTGACATGAAGTAAACAGACAAAGTGAACACAAAAACACCAAAGAACCCTAGCACGGTTGCTAGGTCATAACGTGCATCATCCCAAAGCTTCTTCCACAGCTCCTCCCTACTCAAACTTCCCACCTCAGCACTAAAAACCAGCACAAGCACAGGGATGGTAGCCAAGTATATGGCATGGTTGATGAGGTGGTGGTACCCCAACTTCACATATTTTAGGTTTACGGAATGTAAAAAGTCCGGCAGCCGCCTGCGCACTCTAACGGAGAACGTGAGGGAGCCAGCATTGGGGCCGGACGACTCAACCCCACGGTTGACGATCTCGGTGGACAGGAGATCTTGCTCACTGGCCATGGTGGGTGGGATTGGCATGgactggattggattggattgtgagagagaTGAAAGGAgtgttaatatatatatgagCATCAAAAGTGGTGGGTGGAAAATAGTTAATGCAAACACCAACTAGAACCAACTCGAACAACCATTAGTTGAGAGCTTTTAAGAGTTttgaattcctttttctttttttcttttttttcttttttacaataATGGAATGGAATTTTTGGGGTGTGCAATTccaagttttcttcttcttggttttctctattttgtaaaaaaatttgataagctctctttttttttttttttggtgaacatGGAAAATTAATTGGTTCTGGTTATGGATGATGCGAGTGATAGTGTCACACACTTTGTTCTGTTTCTTGTGAATATGAATGAGTCCAAAGCAAAGGAAACTTAAAGAAGGTAGTTGAGGGAAGGGGGCGTTTGCCCTTCAAGGCCATTAGCTGGCTTCACCAAAGGAGATGCTTTTAAGTGTACCGGTAATCAGGTCGTGTTCTCGGTACATCGAAAAATCTTTTCAAAGAAGAGGCTTGTTATTTTATTCATCTACCACGGTCATCAccatttaattatatttatttgtgGTACAAGAAGTTAATGGAATGCTTAATTAGTGAAGTCCTCTTTACAACTGTTAATATCGATGGGAAAAATCACAGAAAATGACTCTTCATGTATCACTTGTTAATGTCGAGACTCGAGTGTAATATTAATAATAGTCAGATGCAATAACAGTTTAGTATGGAGAATTGCATCTTCAAAATGTAGTTTTAAGACGCTTATTCGTGAAGAATTCAATTACTAGACtcgacaaaaaaagaagaagaagaggaatatGGATTAAGTTTGCTGAAGATGCTCATTCGGTTGGATAACTCACTTGTTCTTCCTTCAAATGGGGCAACGATATTAATGTGTTGATCAAAATTCTTTGGTGCTGCGTCTCAATCTGTATTTAATATTGGTAGTCAATGAGGAAAGTCGGCAGGTCATTTCATACATTAGCAAAGTTctaccttaaaaacactttgaGTGATATCATCACGTTATTATTTGGTGTTATTAAGTTACGtgttgcaatataaattgacaGAGAATTTATTTGAAAGTGATTGTCTCATTATTATGtgatattaataatttattcatGTTATTACAGGTGAATCTATTTATTAACACTATATTCTAAGTccaaaacatattaaacatgtcATCCATCCATGTTGTAACATTTAGATTAATAACTTGACGTGGAGGTGTGATTTCACATCAAacaatttctcatattttacGTAGTATTAATATATAAACCACATTATAATACAAGTTGACCGTAATACCAGGACTATGTAATTGGGGGATAATCACAACGAAGACTCCGAATTATGACTTGTCTTGAATGCTAGAACTAACACTAACTGTTGGAAGTTTCCCTACCGTCAACCTCTATTACGTATGGGACCTTTGCACAACCAGAAGTTCCATTATTACAACCCTAATACAAATCACGTTATCCATTATTATTGAGGGTAAAATTACAAAAGTTgtaaagttagtaaaataaataaaaatttaagatgACAACAGAGAAACCATGGCCTTGGCAGAATCTGGTCCGTGATTATTCACACTAGGTATTATTTCCACTGGAGAAACAAGCTTCACAAACTCTCTGAGTTCTGTAAAGCTGGAATGCTCGCTGTATGGCACCTCATACCTGCAGTGCAAGAGGAGAAAGCGGGAGTGCGAGAATCACTACTCTATAATGTTTGATATGGTCAAAAGTTTCATCGAAGGCAATTTAGTATTGTAGCAGAGGAGGAAATGTCACCTTATAACGGTACCCTGCTGTGATCTTCTTCCCGGGGACTTCTTCTTTCCTTTACCAAAAGTCCAACCAGTTGGAGAGAAAGCAACGATAAGGCTGAATCGACTCTGCGAGTTAAAGAACAAAGGAACTAGTTAAGCACTTCGAAACTTCAGTCTTGCCCTTGGCCTAATATGAAGTGGAATTCGAGTCCATGGAAAGGATAGCTTAATCGAGAAATGTAAGTTCATGATACGATGCTACTTCGCAAATCTCAGAGAGTCAGAAATTTCATTATATATCTACATGAGTTACATTATTCTTCGAAAACACATTTCTCTGGATATGTCTACATACCAAGTAACATAATAAGGAAAAGGGTAAATCCCTCACCGAATATTGATTGGAAATATGCTTCAGTCGCTTGAAGCTTGCGAGTGTCCACATAGGGACCACATGGATATGGCTTTCCTGTTCGTTTAATGTAAACCACTGCATATCTTCTTCAGGAAAATCCAAGCATTTTAAAGTATGCAGCTTTCCTGCATTAACATAAATCTTTTTCCGGAGCACACGAGCAACCTCCAAAAAAAGTCGTTCCTTTCCTGTTGCAAAATGGAGATAAAACATATGGATGGGAAGAGAGAAATAAATGAGCTGGGGGTTAAAGAGATAGCAGAAAGGAAATGAAATGACCACTTTATGGAGTAATCCAATGATATAGAGCAACACATTGGAATCGATATGTAAAAGCAAAAGGGAGATAGAAACGAGATAAGCAATGAACTCTACCAATAGTGTAGCTGCCGATCAGAAATAGAGTTTTAGGGTTGAAAGTTTCAGCTTGAATGGCATCAATGACGAACTGTATTACAGCCTCCTGCTTTGGAAAATCATACTGCAAAACATAATGAAATGAGAGTAAACGTCACTTCACTTCTAAATTTGTATTATGCAGTGTATACTTTCCAACAACAAAATGATGAGCAATCTATTTTCTAAGGGGTTAAAGGAAAGACATGAACTTCATAACATATGCCGTATTCTATGTGTCAGGCTCACCTGTGGTTTACAATAAGTGGTATCAAGGATGAGAGTATGGATAGAAAATGTTTGCAAAAAAGACATGCTTGCTGCGCTGTCGCTATAGCGAAAGTCCCCTGTATGCAGAACAGCCTAGATACACATGGAATCGGGACCGTTATCCAACAAAcatagaaaagaaaacaagaatacTATGGAGTGAGGTTAGAAGGTAAGTTTGGACCGCACCTTACCGTCGGGTGGTTCGAAAAGTATAATTATCGAACCAGGACAGTGGTTTGCATCCAAGCAGGTCACATTAATACCAGAAATATTCATCTTTTGGTTGACAGGTACAACCTGTATACTGTCCCATGGAATGCCAATCTTCATATTTACAAGCTTAGCTGTGATGGAGGAGCAATAAATCTTTCCGTGACAGAAGGACTTCGTTAGACCTTGATAATCTGCAGTAACAATTGCAATCATATCAAATCAGATAACTTTGACCCAAAAATGTCTGCAAATAACTAGCCCTATGTAGTAGCTGCCATCATTCCAAATGGGGTACATTTCCGGACTAACATCATTCCAAATGAGGTACGTTTCCGGACTAACAAGCAAGATTAAATACAAgttttaaaaggaaaaagaaaaagcattcTTACGATCCATATGAAAGTGAGTTAGAAACCAATGCGAACAATCCCGTCTAAGATATTTGAAAGCGTCCTGCAAATGGGAACAAATGAACTTGTCAGAAAATCAGCCTCAGGCTTATAAATGAAGAGGATGAAAACACCATAACTTATCCTAAAGCTGAAGAGCAATACATACTAAAAAGTGTAGTACACAGTGACATTCACAATCGCTTGCAAGGTCACTTACCACTCGAAATGGTGTTCCTGGTATGCAACACCACGAGGGAATATCCCTGAGTTTCCGATTTGTGGCATTATTGTTTTCCACACCACGTTTCTGACCAGAACGTGGCACCCGTTTTTCTACCCTTCGCTGTTCTCTAGAGGTGGTGCAAACTTGCTTCCTAGCAGTTCCAAATCCCGGGAAGTAATCTGTGATCAATTTGTTTGCAGCTGTTTTACTAACATCATTAACTGGTGCTTCTGAAGTATCATTGGGCATATCGACTCCATTGGCTCTCCTTTTTCTTGGTTGTGCTTCAGTTGAACTACTAGTAGTAGTAGTGGCACCTTCTCTAAGTTGAGCAAGGGCATGCACAATCTTCTTCCGCGGACCAAGTGCAGTAATGCCTATGCTAAACAAATCCTTCACAGCAAATAAAAATCAACAAGAAAGAGTAATTcaatcaaaatccaaatcaaGTAACCAAAAGGGTGAGTTAATAGGCAGACATATCCTACATTCTATACCTCTTCTGTGAGCCATTGTAGAGTGTCCCAATCAATCTCTTCTCGAACAAAAACATCCTTGTACTTCTCTAATCCCAGGCTGCGCAGCCACTCAAGAACTTGCCCGGAATTTTGATGCCCCCTTTCCTCATCAGGACACGGAGCCTGCTCCAAGAAAAACACCCCACACTACCACAATCAGCATTCACAATCAATAGCCAAAATCTTCAAAAAGATTAATACTTTATACTTACGTCTTGAGCTTGAACTTCCTCTTCGTCAAGACACTCATTGCTATGGACCTGCCTCTCTTCGTCGCTCAAATCCGAAATGTCAGCCCCACACAGAGGACACAGCACCAAACCCCCATTTTCGTCCTCCACAATTCCAAACCCTTCCTCCATTCCATTGACGCCAACActctctcctcctcctgctCGATTGCACAGCTTCAGCAGCACATCGAGCTCCTCAAAATCCTGGCTTTCGCCATCACCCGAACCGAAATCCCAATCGGGTCGAGGCTTGATTAACCTAGATTCGATTGAATTGCACAGATACCCCCCTTTTGATTTCAACCCCTTTTCGTTTTCCTTTTCCTCGTCAACGCACGCAGAAGAAGAAGCGAGACCGCCACCGTCGAGGGTCCCGCAATCGAAGCTTGTGGGTATCGAATCCAAGCTGCACTCGAAAATCGAGGATTTGAAACCCTGGGTCTGCTCCAAAGTCGAGTCTTTGCTGCCGAAACAATTGGGGGGAATGTTCTCCTTGCCGCGATAGATGGGTTTGGAGCGCTTCTGCTTTTTGGAAGGCTTGGGAGCTGTGGCTGTTTGGGTGAGTGGGATCTGAAAGTCGTCGTCGTCAGCGGCGGCGGCGATCATTGAGTTGAATCTGGTGGAAGAGAAAGGCTGGGACTTTGAGGACATGTTTTGCTCCTCTTCTCCGTTGAGTATTCTGTGCCGATCACTGCTCTCACTCCGTCGAGAGTATGAGTGGTTCTCTGTAATCTGCCAGTGAATGTAATGTGGAAGCAGAAAAGCTGAAGAGGAATTACTTTTGGGGGGAGCAATTTGAAATTTGTTTGGAGAAACGGAAATGGGAGGGAAAAGCAAGCAAATTTGGGTCAAAAGCTATTATTGGGCCCAGCAGAAAAGCCCAATTTAATTTTTGAGCTAAGCCCAAACCAAAGCCCAAGCTTCTGTTGGGCAGATTGGCGGGTCTAACCGTCAGCTAGATTCCTCCGGTTTTCCATCTCACTCCCACCGTAAATTTCTGTCCACCTTCTTTGCTGACTATCTCACACAGTGACACTTCCACTCTCCCATCCTCGTTGCCTTCACCTCCACGGATCGCCGCCATCTTCCTGCCATGTCAGGCGACGAAAAATGGTGCGTGGTCACCGGAGGCCGAGGCTTCGCGGCGCGCCACTTGGTCCAGATGCTGATCCGATACGATTTGTTCCGGGTCAGAATCGCCGACCTCGGCTCCACCGTTGATCTAGAACCTTCCGAAGAAAACAGCATTCTAGCCGAAGCCCTGAGCACCGGTCGCGCCCAGTACGTGTCCCTCGACCTCCGCAGCAAGAGCCAAGTTCTTCAAGGTcagctttctttctctctcagtCTTGAGTTTGCATCAATGGCGGCTGATTT of the Pyrus communis chromosome 1, drPyrComm1.1, whole genome shotgun sequence genome contains:
- the LOC137733547 gene encoding 3-ketoacyl-CoA synthase 10-like; protein product: MPIPPTMASEQDLLSTEIVNRGVESSGPNAGSLTFSVRVRRRLPDFLHSVNLKYVKLGYHHLINHAIYLATIPVLVLVFSAEVGSLSREELWKKLWDDARYDLATVLGFFGVFVFTLSVYFMSRPRSIYLVDFACFRPNDDLKVSKEQFIEVARKSGKFDEASLEFQKRILNSSGLGDETCIPKSVIMSTENTATMKEGRAEASMVMFGALDELFEKTRVRPKDVGVLVVNCSIFNPTPSLSAMIINHYKMRGNILSYNLGGMGCSAGIIAVDLARDMLQANPNNYAVVVSTESVGYNWYPGNDRSMLIPNCFFRMGCSAVLLSNRRRDYHRAKYRLEHIVRTHKGADDRSFRCVYQEEDEQRLKGLKISKDLIEIGGDALKTNITTLGPLVLPFSEQLLFFATLVSRHLFSRGGTSELSLASRKRPYIPDFKLAFERFCVHAASKTVLDELQRNLELSEENMEASRMTLHRFGNTSSSSIWYELAYLEAKEKVKRGDRVWQLSFGSGFKCNSIVWRSMRHVRKSSRNPWLDCIEKYPVNL
- the LOC137733521 gene encoding DNA cross-link repair protein SNM1 produces the protein MSSKSQPFSSTRFNSMIAAAADDDDFQIPLTQTATAPKPSKKQKRSKPIYRGKENIPPNCFGSKDSTLEQTQGFKSSIFECSLDSIPTSFDCGTLDGGGLASSSACVDEEKENEKGLKSKGGYLCNSIESRLIKPRPDWDFGSGDGESQDFEELDVLLKLCNRAGGGESVGVNGMEEGFGIVEDENGGLVLCPLCGADISDLSDEERQVHSNECLDEEEVQAQDAPCPDEERGHQNSGQVLEWLRSLGLEKYKDVFVREEIDWDTLQWLTEEDLFSIGITALGPRKKIVHALAQLREGATTTTSSSTEAQPRKRRANGVDMPNDTSEAPVNDVSKTAANKLITDYFPGFGTARKQVCTTSREQRRVEKRVPRSGQKRGVENNNATNRKLRDIPSWCCIPGTPFRVDAFKYLRRDCSHWFLTHFHMDHYQGLTKSFCHGKIYCSSITAKLVNMKIGIPWDSIQVVPVNQKMNISGINVTCLDANHCPGSIIILFEPPDGKAVLHTGDFRYSDSAASMSFLQTFSIHTLILDTTYCKPQYDFPKQEAVIQFVIDAIQAETFNPKTLFLIGSYTIGKERLFLEVARVLRKKIYVNAGKLHTLKCLDFPEEDMQWFTLNEQESHIHVVPMWTLASFKRLKHISNQYSSRFSLIVAFSPTGWTFGKGKKKSPGRRSQQGTVIRYEVPYSEHSSFTELREFVKLVSPVEIIPSVNNHGPDSAKAMVSLLSS